One region of Palaemon carinicauda isolate YSFRI2023 chromosome 40, ASM3689809v2, whole genome shotgun sequence genomic DNA includes:
- the LOC137632061 gene encoding sodium-dependent proline transporter-like isoform X1 — protein sequence MPSYSYKVNDPISPISYKQRNGASGSGDGGGGGGGGGGSSSTQQNGHSSNPSDERWRQNYVPTQYENSYKSNGSSPAVDHGSGEAVGGAAGERGEWGSKAEFLLSCIGLSVGIGNVWRFPYLAYENGGAAFLFPYVILLVVIGKPMYLMETALGQFSQLGPMNVWRCAPVMQGVGLAMIVLSLITSIYYNQLMGYCLYYMFGSFASDVPWAKCDKAWANENCFEVGSLYPCSRYNLTGPTAKVNCTMSIANESSAEQFWRRGVLRLAPEGLTEFGQIGEIQWDLTLCLLLSWIIVFLCLMKGVKSSGKVVYFTATFPYVILIALLVVGVRLDGAVEGLKFLFIPKWKEILNVVVWRRAAEQMFFSLSVSWGGLIMFGSYNKFRNKVHIDAFVVSSLDFITSLIAATAIFSVLGAMAKDLNVDIKGLAASGPGLAFIAYPEAISRTLPIPQLWSVLFFFMLFTLGLDSEFALLETVLTAVYDTFPRTRPYKLVLTGVLCLSCFLLGIPLCATTGQYIFYLIDTFGGGMGVLLIAIFELIALHWVYGVRRFSDDLKFMLGYNPSMFWKVCWVFIAPITLLLLFIYSIVTWEDPTYNGIGYPSWAIAVGWFLAGVSVLMIPLVFIFVVFKSLVTGKISQVFQPADSWGPGCPEARRELMAAQSNFSMSETKYGIDNPAMDNRYYPE from the exons ATGCCTTCATATTCCTATAAGGTTAAT GATCCGATTAGTCCCATATCGTACAAGCAGCGGAATGGGGCTAGTGGGAGTGgtgacggaggaggaggaggaggcggtggCGGCGGGTCGTCCTCGACCCAGCAAAATGGACACAGTTCGAATCCCTCTGACGAGAGGTGGCGCCAAAACTACGTTCCCACGCAGTATGAAAACAGCTATAAG TCAAACGGAAGCAGCCCGGCTGTAGACCACGGCTCAGGCGAAGCCGTAGGAGGAGCTGCAGGAGAGAGAGGCGAGTGGGGTAGCAAGGCCGAGTTCCTGCTCTCCTGCATCGGTCTGTCAGTTGGCATCGGAAATGTGTGGAGATTTCCCTACTTGGCTTACGAGAATGGTGGAG CTGCATTCCTCTTCCCATACGTCATCCTGCTGGTGGTAATCGGTAAGCCCATGTACCTTATGGAGACGGCCCTGGGGCAGTTCAGTCAACTTGGACCAATGAACGTGTGGCGGTGCGCTCCTGTTATGCAAG GAGTTGGATTAGCAATGATAGTTCTGTCATTGATCACTTCCATCTACTACAATCAGCTCATGGGCTACTGCCTGTACTACATGTTTGGAAGCTTTGCATCTGAC GTCCCATGGGCTAAATGCGACAAAGCCTGGGCTAACGAAAATTGCTTTGAGGTTGGCAGCCTATATCCGTGTTCAAGATACAACCTCACAGGCCCAACGGCTAAAGTCAACTGCACCATGTCTATCGCCAATGAGTCTTCAGCAGAGCAGTTCTGGAG GCGGGGTGTTCTGAGGCTGGCTCCAGAAGGTTTGACAGAGTTTGGACAAATTGGGGAGATTCAATGGGACCTGACTTTGTGCCTCCTCTTGTCGTGGATCATTGTCTTCCTCTGCCTGATGAAGGGTGTCAAATCCTCCGGCAAAGTCGTTTACTTCACTGCTACCTTTCCTTATGTCATCCTCATCGCACTGCTGGTCGTGGGAGTCAGGTTGGATGGAGCCGTTGAG GGTTTGAAATTCCTCTTCATCCCAAAATGGAAAGAAATCCTGAACGTGGTGGTCTGGCGCCGTGCTGCCGAGCAGATGTTCTTCTCCCTTTCAGTTTCTTGGGGAGGTCTCATCATGTTTGGATCTTATAATAAGTTCAGGAATAAG GTACACATTGACGCCTTTGTTGTGTCCTCTCTGGATTTCATAACATCTCTCATCGCAGCCACCGCCATCTTCTCAGTGTTAGGTGCCATGGCAAAGGATCTGAACGTAGATATCAAGGGTCTCGCTGCTAGCG GTCCTGGTCTAGCATTCATCGCTTATCCAGAGGCCATATCTAGAACTCTGCCCATTCCCCAGCTTTGGTCTGTGCTCTTCTTCTTCATGCTGTTTACACTTGGACTTGACTCTGAG TTTGCGTTGCTAGAGACGGTCCTGACTGCCGTCTATGACACCTTCCCCCGCACGCGTCCCTATAAGCTGGTTCTGACGGGCGTCCTCTGCCTTTCCTGCTTCCTTTTGGGCATTCCTCTAtgtgctacc ACGGGCCAGTACATCTTCTATCTGATAGATACCTTTGGAGGGGGCATGGGAGTCCTCCTGATCGCCATCTTCGAACTGATAGCCCTTCACTGGGTATACGGCGTGAGGCGCTTCAGTGATGACCTAAAATTCATGTTGGGCTACAATCCCTCAATGTTTTGGAAGGTCTGCTGGGTCTTTATTGCCCCTATTACATTGCTG CTTCTCTTCATCTATTCCATCGTTACGTGGGAAGACCCTACCTACAACGGCATTGGGTATCCCTCATGGGCTATAGCAGTAGGATGGTTCCTGGCCGGAGTGTCCGTCCTCATGATACCGCTCGTGTTCATTTTTGTGGTCTTCAAAAGTCTGGTCACTGGA AAGATTAGCCAAGTCTTCCAGCCGGCTGACAGCTGGGGTCCCGGGTGTCCCGAAGCCCGCAGAGAGCTCATGGCCGCGCAATCCAACTTCAGCATGAGTGAAACCAAGTATGGTATCGACAACCCGGCCATGGACAATAGATACTACCCAGAATAG
- the LOC137632061 gene encoding sodium-dependent proline transporter-like isoform X2: protein MADPISPISYKQRNGASGSGDGGGGGGGGGGSSSTQQNGHSSNPSDERWRQNYVPTQYENSYKSNGSSPAVDHGSGEAVGGAAGERGEWGSKAEFLLSCIGLSVGIGNVWRFPYLAYENGGAAFLFPYVILLVVIGKPMYLMETALGQFSQLGPMNVWRCAPVMQGVGLAMIVLSLITSIYYNQLMGYCLYYMFGSFASDVPWAKCDKAWANENCFEVGSLYPCSRYNLTGPTAKVNCTMSIANESSAEQFWRRGVLRLAPEGLTEFGQIGEIQWDLTLCLLLSWIIVFLCLMKGVKSSGKVVYFTATFPYVILIALLVVGVRLDGAVEGLKFLFIPKWKEILNVVVWRRAAEQMFFSLSVSWGGLIMFGSYNKFRNKVHIDAFVVSSLDFITSLIAATAIFSVLGAMAKDLNVDIKGLAASGPGLAFIAYPEAISRTLPIPQLWSVLFFFMLFTLGLDSEFALLETVLTAVYDTFPRTRPYKLVLTGVLCLSCFLLGIPLCATTGQYIFYLIDTFGGGMGVLLIAIFELIALHWVYGVRRFSDDLKFMLGYNPSMFWKVCWVFIAPITLLLLFIYSIVTWEDPTYNGIGYPSWAIAVGWFLAGVSVLMIPLVFIFVVFKSLVTGKISQVFQPADSWGPGCPEARRELMAAQSNFSMSETKYGIDNPAMDNRYYPE from the exons ATGGCG GATCCGATTAGTCCCATATCGTACAAGCAGCGGAATGGGGCTAGTGGGAGTGgtgacggaggaggaggaggaggcggtggCGGCGGGTCGTCCTCGACCCAGCAAAATGGACACAGTTCGAATCCCTCTGACGAGAGGTGGCGCCAAAACTACGTTCCCACGCAGTATGAAAACAGCTATAAG TCAAACGGAAGCAGCCCGGCTGTAGACCACGGCTCAGGCGAAGCCGTAGGAGGAGCTGCAGGAGAGAGAGGCGAGTGGGGTAGCAAGGCCGAGTTCCTGCTCTCCTGCATCGGTCTGTCAGTTGGCATCGGAAATGTGTGGAGATTTCCCTACTTGGCTTACGAGAATGGTGGAG CTGCATTCCTCTTCCCATACGTCATCCTGCTGGTGGTAATCGGTAAGCCCATGTACCTTATGGAGACGGCCCTGGGGCAGTTCAGTCAACTTGGACCAATGAACGTGTGGCGGTGCGCTCCTGTTATGCAAG GAGTTGGATTAGCAATGATAGTTCTGTCATTGATCACTTCCATCTACTACAATCAGCTCATGGGCTACTGCCTGTACTACATGTTTGGAAGCTTTGCATCTGAC GTCCCATGGGCTAAATGCGACAAAGCCTGGGCTAACGAAAATTGCTTTGAGGTTGGCAGCCTATATCCGTGTTCAAGATACAACCTCACAGGCCCAACGGCTAAAGTCAACTGCACCATGTCTATCGCCAATGAGTCTTCAGCAGAGCAGTTCTGGAG GCGGGGTGTTCTGAGGCTGGCTCCAGAAGGTTTGACAGAGTTTGGACAAATTGGGGAGATTCAATGGGACCTGACTTTGTGCCTCCTCTTGTCGTGGATCATTGTCTTCCTCTGCCTGATGAAGGGTGTCAAATCCTCCGGCAAAGTCGTTTACTTCACTGCTACCTTTCCTTATGTCATCCTCATCGCACTGCTGGTCGTGGGAGTCAGGTTGGATGGAGCCGTTGAG GGTTTGAAATTCCTCTTCATCCCAAAATGGAAAGAAATCCTGAACGTGGTGGTCTGGCGCCGTGCTGCCGAGCAGATGTTCTTCTCCCTTTCAGTTTCTTGGGGAGGTCTCATCATGTTTGGATCTTATAATAAGTTCAGGAATAAG GTACACATTGACGCCTTTGTTGTGTCCTCTCTGGATTTCATAACATCTCTCATCGCAGCCACCGCCATCTTCTCAGTGTTAGGTGCCATGGCAAAGGATCTGAACGTAGATATCAAGGGTCTCGCTGCTAGCG GTCCTGGTCTAGCATTCATCGCTTATCCAGAGGCCATATCTAGAACTCTGCCCATTCCCCAGCTTTGGTCTGTGCTCTTCTTCTTCATGCTGTTTACACTTGGACTTGACTCTGAG TTTGCGTTGCTAGAGACGGTCCTGACTGCCGTCTATGACACCTTCCCCCGCACGCGTCCCTATAAGCTGGTTCTGACGGGCGTCCTCTGCCTTTCCTGCTTCCTTTTGGGCATTCCTCTAtgtgctacc ACGGGCCAGTACATCTTCTATCTGATAGATACCTTTGGAGGGGGCATGGGAGTCCTCCTGATCGCCATCTTCGAACTGATAGCCCTTCACTGGGTATACGGCGTGAGGCGCTTCAGTGATGACCTAAAATTCATGTTGGGCTACAATCCCTCAATGTTTTGGAAGGTCTGCTGGGTCTTTATTGCCCCTATTACATTGCTG CTTCTCTTCATCTATTCCATCGTTACGTGGGAAGACCCTACCTACAACGGCATTGGGTATCCCTCATGGGCTATAGCAGTAGGATGGTTCCTGGCCGGAGTGTCCGTCCTCATGATACCGCTCGTGTTCATTTTTGTGGTCTTCAAAAGTCTGGTCACTGGA AAGATTAGCCAAGTCTTCCAGCCGGCTGACAGCTGGGGTCCCGGGTGTCCCGAAGCCCGCAGAGAGCTCATGGCCGCGCAATCCAACTTCAGCATGAGTGAAACCAAGTATGGTATCGACAACCCGGCCATGGACAATAGATACTACCCAGAATAG